A region from the Candidatus Electrothrix scaldis genome encodes:
- a CDS encoding beta-ketoacyl-ACP synthase III encodes MHRAVVLGTGSCLPRRVLTNDDLEQMVDTSDDWITARTGIRTRRIAGKGEQNYQLASRAAEKALAAAGVSAEEIDLIAVATLTPHMMMPSCACFVQAEIGAKKAFAFDLNAACSGFLYGLDMASKYIAANPEMKVLLIGSETLSARMNWEDRNTCILFGDGAGACVLTGAGVQQRGIIDCNLYSDGSLWKLLYMDSPASRNPDLFLEERNGCFMQMTGRDVFKYAVRAMENAVLDLLDRQQVSIHDISLIIPHQANIRILSKLAERIGADQEKVFINVDKYGNTSAASIPIALDEASRQNRLEQGDIVLFCSFGGGFTWGSMLMQW; translated from the coding sequence ATGCACCGTGCTGTTGTCCTTGGAACCGGTTCCTGCTTGCCTCGTCGAGTGTTGACAAATGATGATCTTGAGCAGATGGTGGATACCTCAGATGATTGGATTACCGCTCGTACTGGCATCCGCACTCGACGTATCGCCGGTAAGGGGGAGCAGAACTATCAACTAGCTTCTCGGGCAGCAGAAAAAGCTTTGGCCGCAGCTGGAGTCAGTGCTGAAGAGATTGATCTTATTGCTGTTGCTACCCTGACCCCTCATATGATGATGCCCTCCTGTGCCTGTTTTGTCCAGGCGGAGATAGGGGCGAAAAAGGCCTTTGCCTTTGATTTGAATGCCGCCTGTTCAGGATTTCTTTATGGCCTGGATATGGCGAGCAAATACATAGCAGCAAATCCAGAGATGAAGGTTTTGCTGATCGGCTCAGAAACCCTGTCTGCAAGGATGAACTGGGAAGATCGCAATACCTGTATTCTGTTCGGTGACGGCGCAGGAGCCTGTGTGCTTACTGGTGCTGGTGTTCAGCAGAGAGGAATTATCGATTGCAACCTCTACTCAGACGGAAGCCTCTGGAAACTTCTTTATATGGACAGCCCAGCCAGTCGAAACCCGGATCTTTTTCTTGAAGAACGTAATGGCTGTTTCATGCAGATGACCGGACGTGACGTATTTAAGTACGCTGTCCGGGCCATGGAAAATGCTGTTCTTGACCTGCTCGATCGTCAGCAGGTTTCAATACATGACATTTCTTTGATCATTCCCCATCAGGCAAATATACGAATTCTCAGTAAGTTGGCCGAGAGGATCGGCGCTGATCAGGAAAAGGTATTCATTAACGTCGATAAATATGGTAATACTTCTGCAGCAAGCATTCCCATAGCCCTTGATGAGGCCAGTAGACAGAATCGTCTTGAACAAGGTGATATTGTGCTTTTTTGTTCCTTTGGTGGCGGGTTTACATGGGGCTCTATGCTCATGCAATGGTAA
- a CDS encoding acyl-CoA dehydrogenase family protein: protein MDYFLTEEQQMIKDTARELANEKIIPKRAELDERNEFASDILKDIAKADLFSIFVPEEYGGLGSGSFEAVLALEELARGCVGVATSFAANGLGILPILIGGSREMKEKYLASFAEGTCWAAFGLTEAGAGSDAAGVKTTAVLDGEEWVLNGTKQWITNGGEAQIYTILALTNPEKGIRGASLFLVEDGDPGFSYGKKEDKMGIRASATRELVMKDCRIPKDRLIGKKGTGFITVMKTLDVSRPSIASLAVGLGQAALDEAAVYAKQRVQFGKPIISFQAVQHMLADMAIQVEAARSLVYNTAKHIDAHPKDMSKGSSMCKVFATDMAMKVTTDAVQVMGGYGYMKEYPVEKMMRDAKILQIYEGTNQIQRNVIGQELNKEYA, encoded by the coding sequence GTGGATTATTTTCTGACTGAAGAACAACAGATGATCAAGGATACCGCCCGGGAGCTTGCGAATGAGAAAATCATTCCCAAGCGGGCAGAGCTTGATGAACGAAACGAATTTGCCAGCGATATCCTTAAGGACATAGCAAAGGCAGATCTTTTTTCCATCTTTGTTCCAGAGGAATATGGCGGCCTCGGCAGCGGTTCTTTTGAGGCTGTTCTTGCCTTGGAAGAGTTAGCTCGTGGCTGCGTGGGGGTAGCCACCAGTTTCGCTGCGAATGGCCTGGGTATCCTGCCTATACTCATTGGCGGAAGTAGGGAAATGAAGGAGAAATACCTTGCTTCTTTTGCTGAAGGAACATGCTGGGCAGCCTTTGGTTTGACCGAGGCCGGTGCCGGTTCTGATGCTGCCGGTGTGAAAACCACTGCGGTCCTTGATGGTGAAGAGTGGGTGCTGAACGGCACTAAGCAATGGATTACCAATGGTGGTGAAGCGCAAATTTACACCATCCTTGCCCTCACCAATCCGGAAAAGGGTATCCGCGGAGCCTCTCTTTTTCTTGTTGAAGATGGAGATCCTGGTTTTTCTTACGGTAAAAAAGAAGACAAGATGGGGATTAGGGCCTCAGCTACCCGTGAGCTGGTCATGAAGGATTGCCGCATTCCCAAAGATCGACTTATCGGGAAAAAAGGGACAGGCTTTATCACTGTTATGAAAACTCTGGATGTCTCCCGACCAAGTATAGCATCCTTGGCTGTTGGCTTAGGACAGGCTGCCCTGGATGAGGCGGCTGTTTATGCGAAGCAGAGGGTGCAATTCGGGAAACCGATCATCAGCTTCCAGGCTGTTCAGCATATGCTGGCCGACATGGCCATTCAGGTTGAAGCGGCCCGGAGCCTGGTATACAACACGGCCAAGCATATTGATGCCCATCCTAAGGATATGAGCAAGGGATCTTCCATGTGCAAGGTCTTTGCCACGGATATGGCGATGAAGGTGACCACGGATGCGGTGCAGGTTATGGGTGGTTACGGATATATGAAAGAGTATCCGGTGGAGAAAATGATGCGTGATGCCAAGATTCTTCAGATCTATGAAGGCACCAATCAGATTCAGCGTAACGTGATTGGGCAGGAGCTGAACAAGGAATACGCCTGA
- a CDS encoding electron transfer flavoprotein subunit beta/FixA family protein → MNIVVCIKQVPDAKDVRLDPKTNTLSREGVQSIMNPFDRHALEEGVSLKEKVGGKVTVLSMGPPQAQDVLREAIACGADEGVLISDRAFAGADTWATSYTLAKAVETVGKADLILCGKQAIDGDTAQVGPGLASRLNLPYVTCVQKTREVSETAIQVERMMDDGYDVVQLPLPALLTVVKDINEPRVPSLKGKMKAKKAEIKVLSAADIGAEADCIGLAGSPTQVAKVFSPEARGERRMFSGTAEEQVEQLLKEIKGYL, encoded by the coding sequence ATGAATATCGTTGTCTGTATAAAGCAGGTACCTGATGCCAAGGATGTCCGCCTGGATCCCAAGACCAACACCCTGTCACGGGAAGGCGTGCAATCTATCATGAACCCCTTTGATCGCCATGCCCTGGAAGAAGGTGTGAGCTTGAAGGAAAAGGTTGGTGGTAAGGTCACCGTTTTATCTATGGGACCTCCCCAGGCACAGGATGTCTTGCGTGAGGCCATTGCCTGCGGTGCTGATGAGGGTGTGCTGATTTCTGACCGAGCTTTTGCGGGCGCTGATACTTGGGCGACTTCCTATACCTTGGCCAAAGCTGTGGAGACAGTAGGCAAGGCAGATCTGATCCTTTGCGGCAAACAGGCCATTGATGGCGATACCGCGCAAGTTGGCCCGGGATTAGCTTCTCGTTTGAATCTGCCCTACGTAACTTGCGTCCAGAAAACCCGTGAGGTGAGTGAGACCGCGATCCAGGTCGAGCGCATGATGGACGATGGTTATGATGTGGTACAGCTTCCCCTCCCGGCTTTACTCACCGTGGTCAAAGATATTAATGAGCCTCGGGTACCTTCCCTGAAAGGGAAGATGAAGGCAAAGAAAGCAGAGATCAAGGTCCTGTCTGCTGCTGATATCGGGGCAGAGGCGGATTGCATCGGTCTTGCCGGTTCACCGACCCAGGTAGCAAAAGTCTTTTCTCCTGAAGCACGTGGAGAGCGGAGAATGTTTTCAGGGACAGCCGAGGAGCAAGTTGAGCAATTGCTGAAAGAGATCAAGGGGTATTTATAA
- a CDS encoding electron transfer flavoprotein subunit alpha, translating to MLKINAETCIGCGVCEANCAFGAITLENGIPVVGDNCTLCGSCVDNCEVGALHIETAEKKASVDLSVWSGIWVFAEARHGKIASVAFELLGIGRQLADQRQAPLTAILLGADLRGKTDELIAAGADRVLLADDPALAQYREDVYGKVLEHLINEYKPEVLLAGATAIGRSVIPQVATALGAGLTADCTDLAIRREDGVLLQTRPAFGGNIMATIECPRSRPQMATVRPNVMAPAEADSSRTGEVVEVALSAELLSSKVEVMETVVCQEEQGNIRESEVLVSGGRGMENEKGFELLRDLAVELNGTVSASRAAVDSGWIGYPCQVGQTGKTVSPKLYIACGISGAVQHTVGMQSAETIVAINRDEKAPIFDLATYGLIGDLFEILPLLTQKIKEQRSHVA from the coding sequence ATGCTGAAAATTAATGCCGAAACATGCATCGGCTGCGGCGTTTGTGAAGCCAACTGTGCCTTTGGTGCAATCACCTTGGAAAACGGCATTCCCGTGGTCGGCGACAACTGCACCTTGTGCGGCTCCTGTGTGGATAACTGCGAGGTCGGGGCCCTGCATATTGAAACAGCGGAGAAGAAAGCATCGGTTGATCTCTCTGTCTGGTCCGGTATCTGGGTCTTTGCGGAGGCCAGACACGGTAAGATCGCTTCGGTAGCCTTTGAGCTTCTGGGGATCGGCAGGCAGCTCGCGGACCAGCGGCAGGCACCCCTGACAGCGATTTTGCTTGGGGCTGACTTACGCGGTAAGACCGATGAACTCATAGCTGCTGGCGCAGACAGGGTCTTGCTGGCCGATGATCCGGCCTTAGCCCAATACCGTGAGGATGTCTACGGCAAGGTACTGGAGCATCTTATCAATGAATACAAGCCTGAGGTACTCTTGGCTGGCGCTACAGCCATTGGCCGTTCGGTTATTCCGCAAGTGGCCACAGCCTTAGGCGCTGGTTTAACGGCAGATTGCACTGATCTGGCTATTCGCCGGGAAGACGGCGTTCTTCTCCAGACCAGGCCAGCCTTTGGCGGTAATATTATGGCCACTATTGAGTGCCCCCGTTCACGTCCGCAGATGGCGACGGTACGGCCCAATGTTATGGCACCGGCTGAAGCCGACTCCTCCCGGACTGGTGAGGTGGTCGAGGTCGCCCTTTCCGCAGAACTTTTATCCTCCAAGGTCGAAGTTATGGAAACGGTAGTTTGCCAAGAAGAACAAGGTAATATTCGCGAGTCAGAGGTCTTGGTCAGTGGTGGCCGGGGGATGGAAAATGAAAAAGGATTTGAATTGCTCCGTGATCTTGCGGTAGAACTGAACGGTACAGTCTCTGCCTCCAGGGCTGCTGTTGATTCAGGTTGGATTGGCTATCCCTGTCAGGTAGGACAAACCGGGAAGACGGTCAGCCCCAAGCTCTATATTGCCTGTGGTATTTCCGGTGCAGTTCAGCATACAGTGGGTATGCAATCCGCCGAAACCATTGTGGCGATTAATCGTGATGAAAAGGCGCCAATTTTTGATCTTGCTACCTATGGCCTGATAGGCGATTTATTTGAAATCCTTCCCTTGCTTACCCAGAAAATAAAGGAGCAGCGTAGCCATGTCGCTTGA
- the fabG gene encoding 3-oxoacyl-ACP reductase FabG — MSLDGKIALVTGGSRGIGRAICLQLAAQGATVGINYVSNSSAAEEVLAEITGQGGNGFVCGFDVAETKAVGKAIKDLTAEQGGLDILVNNAGITRDGLMARMKDDDWDAVLNTNLKGAFTCSKAAMRGMMKKRWGRIINITSVIGFLGNAGQVNYASAKAGLIGLTKSMARELAGRQVTVNCVAPGYIATDMTADLPEDIQKMILSSIPLGTLGTPEDVASAVTYLASEGSGYMTGQTLHVNGGMYMGN, encoded by the coding sequence ATGTCGCTTGATGGAAAAATAGCATTAGTAACTGGTGGAAGCCGAGGAATCGGCAGAGCTATCTGTCTCCAATTGGCTGCTCAAGGCGCAACAGTTGGTATTAACTATGTAAGTAATTCCAGCGCAGCTGAAGAGGTCCTGGCCGAGATTACTGGTCAAGGTGGTAACGGCTTTGTCTGTGGTTTTGACGTTGCAGAGACAAAAGCTGTGGGAAAAGCAATCAAGGATCTTACTGCTGAGCAGGGAGGCCTGGATATCCTGGTGAATAATGCCGGTATCACACGAGATGGACTCATGGCCCGGATGAAGGATGATGATTGGGATGCGGTTTTGAACACCAATCTGAAAGGTGCCTTCACCTGTTCAAAGGCAGCAATGCGTGGCATGATGAAAAAACGCTGGGGTCGGATTATCAATATCACCTCGGTGATTGGTTTTCTTGGCAATGCCGGGCAGGTGAATTATGCTTCAGCGAAAGCAGGACTGATCGGCTTGACGAAGTCTATGGCACGAGAGCTGGCTGGCCGTCAGGTCACTGTGAACTGCGTGGCTCCAGGCTACATTGCAACCGATATGACCGCTGATTTACCTGAAGATATCCAAAAGATGATTTTATCCTCAATTCCTCTGGGCACTCTTGGTACACCGGAAGATGTAGCAAGTGCTGTGACCTATCTGGCCTCGGAGGGGAGCGGATATATGACTGGGCAGACCTTGCATGTGAATGGCGGGATGTACATGGGGAACTAA
- the acpP gene encoding acyl carrier protein, whose product MAVSEKMIDIIEEQLSVDKDKIVPGAAFVDDLGADSLDLVELIMAMEEEFDVEIPDEDAEKIATVQDAIDYVDKIQG is encoded by the coding sequence ATGGCAGTCTCAGAGAAAATGATCGACATTATTGAAGAGCAACTCAGTGTTGATAAGGATAAAATCGTTCCCGGTGCAGCTTTTGTAGATGACCTTGGAGCGGATTCCCTTGATCTGGTCGAACTGATTATGGCTATGGAAGAAGAGTTTGATGTTGAGATTCCTGATGAGGATGCAGAGAAGATTGCAACTGTTCAGGATGCGATAGACTACGTTGATAAGATCCAGGGATAA